DNA from Pseudomonas mendocina:
ACCGCCTTGTCCGCGGCGGCAAAATCCCGCGCCAGTTGGCGGATGGTGGCGGCCGGCACGCCACAGCGCAAACTCATGGTTTCGGCATCGAAGCCGGCGATGGCCGCGCGCACCTGATCCAGCCCCTCTACAGGCAGATGGCTGTCACGCGTCAGGCCTTCCTCGAACAAGGTATTCAACAATGCCAGCAGCAGCGCGGCATCGCTGCCGGGGCGCACGAACAGGTGCAGGTCGGCTATGGCCGCGGTTTCGCTGCGACGCGGGTCGACCACCACCAGCTTGCCGCCACGGGCCTGGATGGCCTTCAGGCGCTTCTCCACATCCGGCACGGTCATGATGCTGCCGTTGGAGGCCAGCGGGTTGCCGCCCAGGATCAGCATGAAGTCGGTGTGATCGATATCGGGAATCGGAATCAGCAGGCCGTGGCCATACATCAGGTGGCTGGTCAGGTGGTGCGGCAGCTGATCCACCGAGGTGGCGGAGAAGCGATTGCGGGTTTTCAGCTGACCGAGGAAATAGTTGCTATGGGTCATCAGCCCGTAGTTATGCACACTGGGATTGCCCTGATACACGGCCACGGCGTTTTGTCCGTGCTCGGACTGGATCGCACTCAGACGCTCGGCTACCAGCTCGAATGCCTCATCCCAGCCGATGGCCTGCCACTGCTCGCCAATGCGACGCATGGGCTGGCGGATACGGTCGGGGTCGTTCTGGATGTCCTGCAGCGCAACGGCCTTGGGGCAGATATGGCCACGGCTGAAGCTGTCCTGGGCATCGCCCTTGATCGAGCGAATCTGCGTGCTGCCGTCAGCTTGGGTTTCGGTTTCGATGGCGAGCCCGCAGATGGCTTCGCACAGATGGCATGCACGGTAATGGAGGGACTTGGTCATGGCCTGGCCTCTTGTTCTGATCCGAGACGACCGGTCAGGTCGCAGGTCATGAACTATGGGCCGAGCACGGAGGCGACGCCAGCAGCGTTCGTCTCATGAATCGGCAGGCATCAAGCCTGCCGATTCAGGGTCGCGACTGTCCGAATTAACGGATGGAGGTCACGGTGCCCTTGTTGCCGGTAACGTTGACGCTAACGGTCTTGTACACGAAGTAATCCTGAACGTTCACTTCGTAACGCGGGGCGACGATCACGTCGGCACCCGAGGCCTTGACTGCCTTGTAGGCAGCTGCGGACTTGGCGGAAGCGACCGGGTCGAGACCCAGCGCGAAACCACCCTCGCCACCACCGTAGGTCACACCATCGGCGAACTGAGTGTCACCACCCAGCTTGAACACACCGAACAGGATGTTCACCGAAGATTGACCGGAGATGGGCTCGCCCACTTTCACGTCGGCCTTGAGGTTAGTCTGCACGGTGCCGTTCAGCGGAACGGTCGGCTGGCTAACGTTCTGGCTGGCACAGCCAGTCAGCAGGGCGAGAGCGGAGAAAGCGGCGGCGTAGGCTACGTGTTTCATGCAAAACTCCTTTGCACATATATTCCATGGATGTCCCCGTTGCGGGGGCAATGCATTGCCTTGGAAAGGCGGCGGCATCCTAGAGGCCCGTTCTAGAGCGGCGCAAGCGAGGATGTCAGTTTTGTGACATCTCGCACGCAGCTTTGGGAAAAAGCTTACAAAACAGGATTTTGTATGCCTGAGGGCGGCAATTTGCGCCTTCTCGTCATTTCCTTATAAGATCGCGCCTTCCCCTGTTTCGTCGCATCCTGCGGCCTCCTGCCGCAAGCTCTGCTGTTTTTGTCGGTTTTGATCGCCGGCCATGGGCTTGCGAACTGTTGTGATAAAGGTAGTTAACGATGAGCGTCAGACACTTTCTCTCGATGATGGATTACACACCGGACGAACTGGTGGGGCTGATCCGCCGAGGCATCGAGCTGAAGAATCTGCGCAATCGTGGCGTGCTCTTCGAACCGCTGAAGAATCGCGTGCTGGGCATGATCTTCGAGAAAGCCTCGACCCGCACCCGCCTCTCCTTCGAAGCCGGCATGATCCAGCTTGGCGGCCAGGCCATCTTCCTCTCGCCGCGCGATACCCAGCTGGGTCGTGGCGAGCCGATCGGCGACGCGGCCATCGTCATGTCGAGCATGCTCGATGCGGTGATGATCCGCACCTTCGCCCACAGCAACCTCACCGACTTCGCCGCCAAGTCCAAGGTGCCAGTGATCAACGGCCTGTCCGATGACCTGCACCCCTGCCAGTTGCTCGCCGACATGCAAACCTTCCTCGAGCACCGCGGCAGCATCGCCGGCAAGACGGTAGCCTGGATCGGCGACGGCAACAATATGTGCAACTCCTATATCGAAGCGGCGATCCAGTTCGATTTCCAGCTGAGGGTCGCGTGCCCTGCTGGATACGAGCCGGATGCACGTTTCCTGACCCAGGCTGGCGATCGTGTGCAGGTCGTGCGCGATCCGCGTGAAGCGGTCGCCGGCGCCCACCTGGTCAGTACTGACGTGTGGGCCTCCATGGGTCAGGAAGACGAGGCCGAGCAGCGCATGGCGTTGTTCCGCCCCTACCAGGTCACCCGTGAACTGCTCGATGCGGCGGCCGAAGACGTGCTGTTCATGCACTGCCTACCGGCGCACCGTGGCGAAGAAATCAGCTTCGACCTGCTCGACGACCCGCGCTCGGTGGCCTGGGATCAAGCCGAGAACCGCCTGCACGCACAGAAAGCGCTGCTGGAACTGCTGGTCGAGCCGGCGTACCACCACGCATGAACCAGCCCCTGCTGCAGCTACGTGGGCTGAACTGCGGCTACCACGCACACAAGGTGGTGCAGGATCTCGACCTGCACCTCAACGCTGGCGATATTGGCTGCCTGCTCGGCCCGTCCGGCTGCGGCAAGACCACCACGTTGCGCGCCATTGCCGGCTTCGAGCCGGTACTCGAAGGTGAGATCGAGCTGGCAGGCGAGGTAATCTCCCGCGCCGGCTTCACCCTGGCACCGGAAAAGCGCCACATCGGCATGGTGTTTCAGGACTACGCCCTGTTCCCCCATCTGAGCGTGGCGGAGAACGTCGCCTTCGGCATTCGCAAACAACCCAACGCCGAGCGCGTGACTCAGGAACTGCTGGCACTGGTCAAGCTCGGCCACCTGGCGAAGCGTTATCCCCACGAGCTGTCTGGCGGTCAACAGCAACGCATCGCACTGGCCCGCGCACTGGCGCCGGAGCCGAAGCTGCTGCTGCTCGACGAGCCCTTCTCCAACCTCGACGGCGAACTGCGTCGGCGCCTCAGCCATGAAGTGCGCGAGATTCTCAAGGCACGCGGCACCAGCGCCATTCTGGTGACCCACGATCAGGAAGAAGCCTTCGCCGTCAGCGACCACGTAGGCGTGTTCAAGGATGGCCGCCTGGAGCAGTGGGACACGCCATTCAACCTTTACCACGAACCACTGACGCCCTTCGTCGCCAGCTTCATCGGCCAGGGTTATTTCATCCGCGGCCAGTTGCTCAGCCCGGAAACGGTGCAGACCGAACTTGGCGTGATCCGCGGCAACCGCGCCTATACCTGGGCACAAGGCAGCGCAGTGGATGTGCTGCTACGTCCGGACGACATCGTCCCGGACGAAAACAGTGGGCTGAAGGCTCGTATCGTCGGCAAGACCTTTCTTGGCGCAGCCACCCTATACCGCCTGCAACTGCCGACCGGCAGTCAACTGGAGTCGATCTTCCCCAGTCATGCCGACCACCAGCCGGGCGACGAGGTGGGCATCCGCATCGCCGCCGACCACCTGGTGGCCTTCCCGGCCCTGGGCAGCGTCGCCGCTCAATTGCAGCTGAGCGACTCCGGCGGCGTTCGCCGAATCAGCAGCAACTGATCAGAGCATCAGCTGGCCGCTGGCGATATGCCGCGCATGGCCAGCGATCTTCACCCGCTCACCTTCCAGACGACAGAGCAGCTCACCGCCACGTGCCGAGCACTGAAAGGCGCTGAGCGTGTTGCGACCCAGGCGCTCGACCCAATAGGGCATCAGGATGCAATGGGTCGAACCGGTCACCGGATCCTCATCGATGCCGATACTCGGCGCGAAGTAACGCGAGACGAAGTCGTGCTGTTGCCCGGCGGCCGTGACCAGTACACCCAGCCCTGGCAACGTGGCCAACACTGGCAGATTCGGTTTCAACTCGCGAAGCTCGGCTTCAGATCCCAAGACGACCATCAGCTCCTGCACGCCGCCATCGGCGTTGCCCAGTGCCAGCACCTCCTCCACCTGGCGCCCCAGGGCCTGCTCGGCTTGCTCGCGTAGCGCCTGCTCCACCACGGCCGCGCGGCGCACCGGGAAATCCAGCTCCAGACGCTCGCCCTGCCGGGTAACCTGCAACGCTCCGGACAGGCAAGTGAAATCCAGTATTTCAGCCGGTTCCTGATAGATATCGAACAACACCTTGGCAGCGGCCAGGGTGGCATGCCCGCAGAGCGGCACCTCGCTGACCGGCGTGAACCAGCGGATATGCCAGGCGTTGCCCTCCCTCACCACGAACGCCGTCTCGGCCAGATTGTGCTCGGCCGCGATGCGCTGCATCAGCGCCTCATCGAGCCAACGGTCAAGGCGATAGACGATGGCCGGATTGCCGGCGAAGGGCTGATCGGTGAAGGCGTCGATCTGATGAAATTCGAGAGACATGGGGCTTTCCTGGCCGGTTCTGAAAAATCAGAGCATGCCCAGTTTACCGGTAGTGAACCCGGTACAGCCGCGCTGTATTTTCCCCGAACAGTGGGCGTCAGCGAATGCCGTAGCGCCGTAACAGTTGCTCCATGCGCCCGTCCTCACGGAAACGCTGCAGCCCTTGCTCGAACAGTTGCGCATAACGCGCGCTTTCCGGCAACCCTGGAGCGAATGCCAGGTAGATGGGAATATCCGGCTGACGGCAACCTACTTCCACCACGTCACCATGCAGATAGCGCTCGCTGAGCAGCGCCTGCATCACCCAGGCATTTTCCACCAGCGCATCGATACGACCATGACGCAGCTTGCGCAGGTTACTGATCAGCGCGCGGTCGCCGGTCATCAGTTGTACGTGATCCAGGTCATGGTGGTTACGCAGATACAGATCGAGTTCGGCGCCGTAGCTGTAGCCGTTGATCGCGCCGAGACGCACGGCCTGCAACGACTCCAACCCCTTGTAGCGCCAGGCTCCACCGCGCAGGGCGTAGAAGCACATGCGCGAAATACCGGGGGCACTGGACGTGAAAATGAAGTCCGGCGCATCCTGCACCCCGGCGCCGATCAACGCGCCCAGCTTGCCGCGTCGGGTATCGTGCACCGCACGCGCCCAGTTGATGACACGGTACTCCACCTCGATACCGGACTCGGCAAAGATCTGCTCGGCCAGCTCGACGAACAGGCCACGCTTCTCCGCATCCGCTGCACAGTTGATCGGACACCATAGATCGCCGGCAATCACCAGCTTCTCCGCCCGCGCCAGCCCGCTGCCTAGCAGCAGCGACAGCAGCACGCCGACGCCCATTCCGCTCAGCAGGGAGCGTACCGGGACGAGTCTTTTCACGCTTCGCTGCGCACCCGTTTCACCGCATCCAGCCAACCGGCGTAGAGTCGCTCGCGGTGCGCTTCGTTCATTCGCGGCTCGAAGCGCTGCTGGCGATGCCAATGGCTGGCAATGGCATTGAGGTCTTGGTACAGGCCGAGCTTCAAACCCGCGAGATAGGCCACGCCAAGCGCGGTGGTCTCGGTAACCTCGGGGCGCTCGACACTGACGCCGAGAATATCGGCGAGAAACTGCATGACCCAGTTGTTCTCCACCATGCCGCCGTCCACGCGCAAGGCGCTGGGCGCCGCCGCACCGTCCTGGCGCATGGCTTCGAGCAGGTCGCGAGTCTGGTAACACACTGATTGCAGGCCGGCGGTAACGATCTCCTTGATCCCGGTGTCGCGGGTCAGGCCGAAGATGGCGCCCCGCGCCTTGGGATCCCAGTACGGCGCTCCCAGCCCGGTAAAGGCCGGCACCAGGTACACGCCGCAGGCCTCGCCGGTGGCTTCGGCCAGCGCTTCACTCTCACGCGCATGACTGATCAGCTTGATGCCGTCACGCAACCACTGCACCGCCGCGCCCGCGACGAAGATACTGCCCTCCACGGCGTAGGTGACCTTGCCATCAAGGCGGTAACCGACCGTGGTCAGCAGGCGATTCTTCGAGCTCACCGGCTG
Protein-coding regions in this window:
- the argF gene encoding ornithine carbamoyltransferase, with product MSVRHFLSMMDYTPDELVGLIRRGIELKNLRNRGVLFEPLKNRVLGMIFEKASTRTRLSFEAGMIQLGGQAIFLSPRDTQLGRGEPIGDAAIVMSSMLDAVMIRTFAHSNLTDFAAKSKVPVINGLSDDLHPCQLLADMQTFLEHRGSIAGKTVAWIGDGNNMCNSYIEAAIQFDFQLRVACPAGYEPDARFLTQAGDRVQVVRDPREAVAGAHLVSTDVWASMGQEDEAEQRMALFRPYQVTRELLDAAAEDVLFMHCLPAHRGEEISFDLLDDPRSVAWDQAENRLHAQKALLELLVEPAYHHA
- a CDS encoding ABC transporter ATP-binding protein; its protein translation is MNQPLLQLRGLNCGYHAHKVVQDLDLHLNAGDIGCLLGPSGCGKTTTLRAIAGFEPVLEGEIELAGEVISRAGFTLAPEKRHIGMVFQDYALFPHLSVAENVAFGIRKQPNAERVTQELLALVKLGHLAKRYPHELSGGQQQRIALARALAPEPKLLLLDEPFSNLDGELRRRLSHEVREILKARGTSAILVTHDQEEAFAVSDHVGVFKDGRLEQWDTPFNLYHEPLTPFVASFIGQGYFIRGQLLSPETVQTELGVIRGNRAYTWAQGSAVDVLLRPDDIVPDENSGLKARIVGKTFLGAATLYRLQLPTGSQLESIFPSHADHQPGDEVGIRIAADHLVAFPALGSVAAQLQLSDSGGVRRISSN
- a CDS encoding PhzF family phenazine biosynthesis protein; its protein translation is MSLEFHQIDAFTDQPFAGNPAIVYRLDRWLDEALMQRIAAEHNLAETAFVVREGNAWHIRWFTPVSEVPLCGHATLAAAKVLFDIYQEPAEILDFTCLSGALQVTRQGERLELDFPVRRAAVVEQALREQAEQALGRQVEEVLALGNADGGVQELMVVLGSEAELRELKPNLPVLATLPGLGVLVTAAGQQHDFVSRYFAPSIGIDEDPVTGSTHCILMPYWVERLGRNTLSAFQCSARGGELLCRLEGERVKIAGHARHIASGQLML
- a CDS encoding ABC transporter substrate-binding protein; amino-acid sequence: MKRLVPVRSLLSGMGVGVLLSLLLGSGLARAEKLVIAGDLWCPINCAADAEKRGLFVELAEQIFAESGIEVEYRVINWARAVHDTRRGKLGALIGAGVQDAPDFIFTSSAPGISRMCFYALRGGAWRYKGLESLQAVRLGAINGYSYGAELDLYLRNHHDLDHVQLMTGDRALISNLRKLRHGRIDALVENAWVMQALLSERYLHGDVVEVGCRQPDIPIYLAFAPGLPESARYAQLFEQGLQRFREDGRMEQLLRRYGIR